The genomic interval CCATAAAGTATCTCGACCTTATCTCAATCTTGGCTTATGGTATAAATTTACCAAACATATCGTAGCTATAGCAAATTTTCATCTTCGGGGGCGGCCAAATCCTAACCCTGGCCATGAATGTTTAGTTTATCTACCATACAGATAGGTAAGAATAATTCTGTGCTCTTGCCCTTAACCTATAATTCTATTCCTTAGCTAACTTTATTTTTACCTCAACCTTTGGCTATTTTATTGTTTAGATCAGGTGTAAAAATATTTTTCAAGATTACAATATCTCCTGCTATTCTTGTATCCAATCTGTTTCGGGGTTTTCATTTCGTAACTCCTTATCTGATAAGGGTTATTTTCTAAACTGCGAAATGAAAACCCTGATTTATCACAAAAATCCCTTCAATCAAAGCAAAATAATCCGAAAAATTTCTTGAGAATGTTTTTCTATCTCCTCAATATTGCTATGTTTTTACCCCTATTTTTCCTCACTCTGAATTGCTGTCCGAATGGCAGGTAATTTAAACTGCAAGGCCATTGTGCCTGCGCCAAGTATCAGTGCTTATACCGGCTGTGATCCAGCTCCAGCCCGCCCAGCCCCATATCCCTCATGGCCAGGTCAAGGTCTGACAGGATGCGCATGGTCATGTTTTCGATTGTGCTCACTGTTTCTTCATTGTGAGGCAGGTAACTGATTCTTTCAAACTCCGCTTTTATGCTTTCCAATTCATCCAGAAAATCCTGATGGTGGATAATTTCCGCCCATATCTGGCAGCCGTAGAGGAAAAGCTCAAGAGCGCTCTGAATTCTTTCGTTCAGGTGGTCCATATTCATCAGTCTCCCTTTTCAGAATGAGATGCTGCTGTGGCCGCTTCCAATTGAAATCTGCTCGATCTTCCCGCGTGTATAATCTGCACGATATCTCCTGCCCGCTACCTTATAACTTTCCTCCTTACGATAAAGATATCGGTTTATGCCTTTCTCAGAGCCGGAAACCTGAAGGGGAAAAGTGCCTGACGAAATGAGAAAATGTTTGTCAGACAGGCCGGGTTTTAGTATGATATGAGCACAAAGAGCAGCTTTGTCCGTAAGATAGATACATGATGAGAGGAGTAAAAGAAACCAGAGGAATATGATGAAAACGATTATTCACTTCCTGTTCGAAGCAGGAATGCTCAAAAAAACCCCCAGGACCGGCTATCAGTTTCTCGGCTCAGGGGAAGAGTCCGTGGCCGAGCACACTTTCCGGGTAACCTGCATAGGGTATGTGCTGGCCAGGCTGGCTCAACAGCCGGTCGATGAGATGCGCCTGCTCAAGATGTGCCTTTTCCACGATCTTCCCGAAGCCCGGACCGGAGATCATAACTACGTCAATAAAAAGTATGTGTCCATTGACGAGGAAAAGGCCATTCGTGACATGACCGACCCGCTCCCCTTCGGGGATGAGATGGCTGACCTGATCCGGGAATTTAACGGCCAGGAAACCCTGGAGGCAAAGTATGCCTCCGATGCGGACCAGCTCGATTTTCTGCTTCAGCTCAAGGAATCGGGCGATCTGGGAAACAGGTATGCCGAAGACTGGATCCGGGCGGTTTTCAAGCGGCTGCAAACCGAGGAGGCCAAAGGCCTGGCCAAGGAGATCGTGGTAACCGATTCAAATGCCTGGTGGTTCCAGGACAAGGAAGATCCCTGGTGGGTCAGAGGAGGGAAATAGCTGCTGTGACCTTTTCGAATCTGAAAGAATTTATCGCTGATCTTGAACACCGGGGTGAACTTATCCGGATCAGGGAAGAGGTAAGCGCGGATCTTGAGATTACCGAGATCACCGACCGGGTGTCCAAACGCTCTGGCCCGGCACTGCTCTTTGAGCGGGTCACCGGGCATACGGTGCCGGTACTCATGAACGCTTTTGGCTCCATGAGCCGGGTGGCCAGGGCACTTGGCCTGAAAGGTGAGGAAGAGTTCGGGCAGGTGTTCAGGGAACTGACGGATATCCAGGTGCCCGCAGGCTGGCTGGACAGATTGAGGCTTTTGCCCAAACTGAAGCGGTTTCTTTCCATCGCCCCGAAAATCGTCAAAAATCCTGCCTGCCAGCAGGTCATCTACCGGCAGGAGGAAGCATCGCTTGCCCGCCTGCCGGTTTTGCTGTGCTGGCCCGCAGATGGAGGCCGGTTCATCACCCTGCCCACGGTTTTTACCCGGCATCCGGTCACCGGCAAGCGAAATGTGGGCATGTACCGGATGCACGTTTACGACGAGCGCACCACCGGCATGCACTGGCACACCCATAAGGGAGGGGCGGAGCACTACCGACAGGCAGAAAGCTTGAACCGGCGGCTTGAAGTGGCGGTGGCCATCGGTCCGGACCCGGCAGTCACCTATGCGGCTACGGCCCCGGTTCCTCCCGATATCGATGAAATCCAGTTTGCCTCTTTCCTGCAAAATGCACCCGTTGAAATGGCCAGGTGCCTGACGATCGATCAGGAGGTTCCGGCCAATGCCCAGTTCGTTCTGGAAGGATACGTGGATCCGGGGGAGCGGCGCATTGAAGGCCCCTTTGGCGATCACACCGGCTACTACTCACCGGCGGATTCCTATCCGGTCTTCCATGTGACCTGCCTCACCCATCAGAAAGACCCGGTCTATCCGGCTACCATCGTGGGCAAGCCTCCGATGGAAGACTGCTTTCTGGCCAAGGCCACCGAGCGGATATTTTTGCCCCTGATTCAGGCACAGCTCCCGGAGGTCGTTGAGTTTAACCTGCCCATCGAGGGAGTGTTTCACAACCTGGCCCTGGTTTCCATCCGCAAGACCTATCCGGGGCAGGCCAAAAAAGTGATGTCCGCTCTCTGGGGAATGGGCCAGATGATGTTCACCAAAATCATTATCGTGTTTGAAAGCGATGTGGATGTTCATAACCTTTCCGATGTGCTCTGGAGGCTCGGTAACGATATCGATCCCCGGCGGGATGTGGTCTTTTTCGAGGGGCCGGTGGATGCCCTGG from bacterium carries:
- a CDS encoding HD domain-containing protein codes for the protein MMKTIIHFLFEAGMLKKTPRTGYQFLGSGEESVAEHTFRVTCIGYVLARLAQQPVDEMRLLKMCLFHDLPEARTGDHNYVNKKYVSIDEEKAIRDMTDPLPFGDEMADLIREFNGQETLEAKYASDADQLDFLLQLKESGDLGNRYAEDWIRAVFKRLQTEEAKGLAKEIVVTDSNAWWFQDKEDPWWVRGGK
- a CDS encoding menaquinone biosynthesis decarboxylase encodes the protein MTFSNLKEFIADLEHRGELIRIREEVSADLEITEITDRVSKRSGPALLFERVTGHTVPVLMNAFGSMSRVARALGLKGEEEFGQVFRELTDIQVPAGWLDRLRLLPKLKRFLSIAPKIVKNPACQQVIYRQEEASLARLPVLLCWPADGGRFITLPTVFTRHPVTGKRNVGMYRMHVYDERTTGMHWHTHKGGAEHYRQAESLNRRLEVAVAIGPDPAVTYAATAPVPPDIDEIQFASFLQNAPVEMARCLTIDQEVPANAQFVLEGYVDPGERRIEGPFGDHTGYYSPADSYPVFHVTCLTHQKDPVYPATIVGKPPMEDCFLAKATERIFLPLIQAQLPEVVEFNLPIEGVFHNLALVSIRKTYPGQAKKVMSALWGMGQMMFTKIIIVFESDVDVHNLSDVLWRLGNDIDPRRDVVFFEGPVDALDHAASNPHLGSKMGIDATRKMPEEGYSRTWPDVIRMDPKVVEKINQLWPMLGID